Proteins from a single region of Haloplanus sp. GDY1:
- a CDS encoding type IV pilin yields MQLKTLLTEDRAVSPVIGVILMVAITVILAAVIGTFVLGLGDQVSDSAPQASFSFEFSDTGDDGFGGGADDYVNLTHEGGETLEAADIDVDGDAGDVNQSSPFPNATISAGDTANYNEVDAGETIRVVWTNPNGGSTNTIARATAPQ; encoded by the coding sequence ATGCAACTCAAGACCCTACTGACGGAGGATCGGGCGGTCAGCCCGGTCATCGGCGTGATTCTGATGGTGGCCATCACCGTCATCCTCGCCGCCGTCATCGGTACGTTCGTCCTCGGACTCGGTGACCAGGTGAGTGACAGCGCACCGCAAGCCAGCTTCAGTTTCGAGTTCTCGGACACGGGCGACGACGGCTTCGGCGGCGGGGCGGACGACTACGTCAACCTCACCCACGAGGGCGGCGAGACGCTCGAGGCCGCCGATATCGACGTCGACGGCGACGCCGGCGACGTGAATCAATCCAGTCCCTTCCCCAACGCCACCATCAGCGCCGGCGACACCGCCAACTACAACGAGGTCGACGCCGGCGAGACGATCCGCGTGGTCTGGACGAACCCGAACGGCGGGTCGACGAACACCATCGCCCGCGCCACCGCGCCGCAGTAA
- a CDS encoding type IV pilin has translation MNFKELLTEDRAVSPVIGVILMVAITVILAAVIGTFVLGLGDQVSESAPQASFSFDFDMNDSEVTITHEGGETLESSNIAVEGSNGTPNGATFSGDTISAGNSSTFSGVNPGETIRVIWTNPAGGSTNTIARATAPQ, from the coding sequence ATGAACTTCAAGGAACTACTGACGGAGGATCGGGCGGTGAGTCCGGTGATCGGCGTCATCCTGATGGTGGCCATCACCGTCATCCTCGCCGCCGTCATCGGCACGTTCGTCCTCGGACTCGGCGATCAAGTGAGCGAGAGCGCACCGCAGGCCAGCTTCAGCTTCGACTTCGACATGAACGACAGCGAGGTAACGATCACCCACGAGGGTGGCGAGACGCTGGAGAGCAGCAACATCGCCGTCGAGGGGAGCAACGGGACACCTAATGGGGCCACCTTCTCCGGTGACACCATCTCGGCCGGGAACTCCTCGACGTTCAGCGGCGTCAACCCCGGCGAGACCATCCGCGTCATCTGGACCAACCCCGCCGGCGGCAGCACCAACACCATCGCCCGCGCCACCGCGCCGCAGTAA
- a CDS encoding type IV pilin, protein MNFKELLTEDRAVSPVIGVILMVAITVILAAVIGTFVLGLGDQVSESAPQASFSFDFSAGGGNGFNGGSSDYVNLTHEGGETLEKSSIEVDGSDGGVNQSSPFPNATISAGDGASYNEVNSGETIRVIWTNPAGGSTNTIARATAPQ, encoded by the coding sequence ATGAATTTCAAGGAACTACTGACGGAGGATCGGGCGGTGAGTCCGGTGATCGGCGTCATCCTGATGGTGGCCATCACCGTCATCCTCGCCGCCGTCATCGGAACGTTCGTCCTCGGACTCGGCGACCAAGTGAGCGAGAGCGCACCGCAGGCCAGCTTCAGCTTCGACTTCTCTGCGGGAGGGGGTAACGGCTTCAACGGCGGTAGCAGCGACTACGTGAACCTCACCCACGAAGGCGGCGAGACCCTCGAGAAGTCCAGCATCGAGGTCGACGGGAGCGACGGGGGCGTGAACCAATCCAGCCCCTTCCCCAACGCCACGATCAGCGCGGGAGACGGGGCCAGTTACAACGAGGTCAACTCCGGCGAGACCATCCGCGTCATCTGGACCAACCCCGCCGGCGGCAGCACCAACACCATCGCCCGCGCCACCGCGCCGCAGTAA
- a CDS encoding FAD-binding protein, protein MHEYDVIVVGAGGAGLRAAIAAQEAGADVAMVTKLHPVRSHTGAAEGGINAALREGDDWELHAYDTMKGSDYLGDAPAVEALTQESPEEVIQLEHWGMAFSRDDDGRVSQRPFGGLSFPRTTYAGAETGHHLLHTLYEQVVKRGIEVFDEWYVLNLAVSDEDEPTDRTCHGVVAYETATGNVEAFTARDGVILATGGLGQVYDHTTNAVANTGDGVAMAYRAGVPAEDMEMIQFHPTTLPSTGVLISEGVRGEGGILYNEEGERFMFEHGYANNDGELASRDVVSRAELTEVNEGRGIEDEYVHLDMRHLGEERIVDRLENILHLAEDFEGVDGLEEPMPVKPGQHYAMGGIETDEFGRTCVDGLYAVGECACASVHGANRLGGNALPELIVFGKRAGRHAAGEDLGDPRVTVGRGADAEPGTLEPPVELGEPWSADGDAVADGGATAETAEAVVERALERERERVNRLLERDEGTQHADIRAAVQRTMTENVNVFREEDALKEALVDIHAARQRYRDVYVADPSSTYNTDLIQTIETRNLLDIAEMITVGALAREEFRGAHWRKEHQERRDDEWLKHTMVSWSDGAPELWYKPVVLEGEAKTYEPKERSY, encoded by the coding sequence ATGCACGAATACGACGTCATCGTGGTCGGCGCGGGCGGGGCGGGCCTGCGCGCGGCCATCGCGGCACAGGAAGCGGGCGCGGACGTGGCGATGGTCACGAAACTCCACCCCGTCCGGAGTCACACGGGCGCCGCGGAGGGCGGCATCAACGCCGCGCTCCGCGAGGGCGACGACTGGGAGCTCCACGCCTACGACACCATGAAGGGGTCGGACTACCTCGGCGACGCCCCCGCCGTCGAGGCGCTGACCCAGGAGAGTCCCGAGGAGGTCATCCAGCTCGAACACTGGGGGATGGCCTTCTCCCGGGACGACGACGGGCGGGTCTCCCAGCGGCCCTTCGGCGGCCTCTCCTTCCCGCGGACGACGTACGCGGGCGCCGAGACGGGACATCACCTCCTGCACACGCTGTACGAGCAGGTGGTGAAACGCGGCATCGAGGTGTTCGACGAGTGGTACGTCCTGAACCTCGCGGTGTCGGACGAGGACGAGCCGACGGACCGGACCTGTCACGGCGTCGTCGCCTACGAGACGGCGACGGGGAACGTGGAGGCCTTCACGGCCCGCGACGGGGTCATCCTCGCCACGGGCGGGCTGGGACAGGTGTACGACCACACCACGAACGCCGTCGCGAACACGGGCGACGGCGTCGCGATGGCCTACCGCGCGGGCGTCCCCGCCGAGGACATGGAGATGATCCAGTTCCACCCGACGACGCTTCCCTCCACGGGCGTCCTGATCTCGGAAGGGGTGCGCGGCGAGGGCGGCATCCTCTACAACGAGGAGGGCGAGCGGTTCATGTTCGAACACGGGTACGCGAACAACGACGGCGAACTCGCCTCCCGCGACGTCGTCTCGCGTGCGGAGTTGACCGAGGTCAACGAGGGCCGCGGCATCGAGGACGAGTACGTCCACCTCGACATGCGCCACCTCGGCGAGGAGCGCATCGTCGACCGCCTGGAGAACATCCTCCACCTGGCGGAGGACTTCGAGGGCGTCGACGGGCTGGAGGAGCCGATGCCCGTCAAGCCCGGCCAGCACTACGCGATGGGCGGCATCGAAACCGACGAGTTCGGGCGGACCTGCGTCGACGGCCTGTACGCCGTCGGCGAGTGTGCGTGTGCGAGCGTCCACGGCGCGAACCGTCTCGGCGGCAACGCTCTGCCGGAACTGATCGTCTTCGGCAAGCGCGCGGGGCGACACGCCGCGGGCGAGGACCTGGGCGACCCCCGCGTGACCGTCGGCAGGGGAGCCGACGCGGAGCCGGGGACCCTGGAGCCGCCGGTCGAACTGGGCGAGCCGTGGAGCGCGGACGGGGACGCCGTGGCCGACGGCGGCGCGACGGCCGAGACGGCCGAGGCCGTCGTCGAACGCGCCCTCGAACGCGAACGCGAGCGCGTGAACCGCCTGCTGGAACGCGACGAGGGGACCCAGCACGCGGACATCCGCGCGGCGGTCCAGCGGACGATGACGGAGAACGTCAACGTCTTCCGCGAGGAGGACGCGCTGAAGGAGGCGCTGGTCGACATCCACGCCGCCCGCCAGCGCTACCGGGACGTCTACGTCGCGGATCCCTCGAGTACGTACAACACGGACCTGATCCAGACCATCGAGACGCGCAACCTGCTGGACATCGCCGAGATGATCACCGTCGGGGCGCTCGCCCGCGAGGAGTTCCGGGGCGCCCACTGGCGCAAGGAACACCAGGAGCGCCGCGACGACGAGTGGCTCAAACACACGATGGTCTCCTGGTCGGACGGGGCGCCCGAACTCTGGTACAAGCCGGTCGTGCTGGAGGGCGAAGCGAAGACCTACGAGCCGAAAGAGCGGAGCTACTGA
- a CDS encoding succinate dehydrogenase/fumarate reductase iron-sulfur subunit, with amino-acid sequence MSTQRPEPEAETESAETDPEAETAQDRRLDEKRRRAEERERKRVEEAERAAADAERYHLKVFRYDPEVEGKQEPRFDDFHVPYETGMTVLDALIYARDEFDASLTFRHSCRQAICGSDALFINGSQRLGCQTQLSDLDQPVRIEPLPHQEVVKDLVVDMEHFYDQMESVEPYFQTTDRPDGDLEEQRQSRENREKIKTSTRCIWCGACMSSCNIAAGDNEYLGPAAINKAYRFAMDEREGEDMKQRRLEIIEQEHGVWRCQTQFSCTEVCPKDIPLTEHIQELKREAVKSNLKFW; translated from the coding sequence CGAGACGGCACAGGACCGCCGCCTCGACGAGAAGCGCCGGCGGGCCGAGGAGCGCGAACGGAAGCGCGTCGAGGAGGCCGAACGCGCCGCCGCCGACGCGGAGCGGTACCACCTGAAGGTGTTCCGCTACGACCCCGAGGTGGAGGGGAAACAGGAGCCCCGCTTCGACGACTTCCACGTCCCCTACGAGACGGGGATGACGGTGCTGGACGCCCTCATCTACGCGCGCGACGAGTTCGACGCCAGCCTCACGTTCCGACACTCCTGTCGGCAGGCCATCTGTGGCTCGGACGCGCTCTTCATCAACGGCTCCCAGCGCCTCGGCTGTCAGACCCAACTGTCGGACCTCGATCAGCCGGTGCGGATCGAACCGCTCCCCCACCAGGAGGTGGTGAAGGATCTGGTCGTGGACATGGAGCACTTCTACGACCAAATGGAGTCGGTCGAGCCGTACTTCCAGACGACCGACCGACCGGACGGGGACCTGGAGGAGCAACGACAGAGCCGCGAGAACCGCGAGAAGATCAAGACCTCGACCCGGTGTATCTGGTGTGGGGCCTGCATGTCCTCGTGCAACATCGCGGCGGGCGACAACGAGTATCTCGGCCCGGCGGCGATCAACAAGGCCTACCGCTTCGCGATGGACGAGCGGGAGGGTGAGGACATGAAACAGCGGCGCCTGGAGATCATCGAACAGGAACACGGCGTCTGGCGGTGCCAGACCCAGTTCTCCTGTACGGAAGTGTGCCCGAAGGACATCCCCCTGACCGAGCACATCCAGGAGCTGAAACGCGAGGCTGTCAAGAGCAACCTGAAGTTCTGGTAA